GGAGTGAGGTCTATACACATAGTCTTGTTGGCCATTTTGCTGATCGATTGGAGAAAGACAGTAAGACACAGAGTCCCAGTTTTCATGCCAGTCAGTCAATTAATTAGTTAACAAGCTCCAGGCAGACACTACTCTGATGATTTCACCAAAAAACTGGAGCTCGTTCCCCAATCACAAAGCCTCCATAGAAAGTGCTGACTTAACCCAGCTGTGCAAATCATGAGTCTAGCAGCTGGACGTAAAGGGAAAACCCATTCTCTTACATTTGTGTTTGCTGTGTctgaaggggagggagaagGGTCACACACACCTCCGCCTCACACTGCCAGCAGCACCAGACTGTACAGTACGGGAACTCTCCTCTCACCCACAATCCCACATGTCACAGCACTAACAgcactctctctcgctctctctcagggtTGGTGGCTTCATTTCTCCAGCATGGCGGACCTTTCTGTGGCTGGCGATTGAAGGCTGTGAAGAGAGCACTGCTTTGTGATTGGATAGATCTGCTGAGCTCTGTAAACCAAAACTGCTgcaatctattaaaacatttctaTGGGTTTGATACCTCAGACATTTCTTAGTCTTCTTTTCAATCATGTACTTTCTTGGACTTATTTAAGCCACCAAAATTCTGGTTCAGGTAAATCTccagtatttattttgtcatcGGTCAAAACCTGACACATTTTTACACTCTTTCCTTTAAGTCCAACACTAATGATCTCTAGGCACTAGTTTGCAttactgttgctgttgctgccgttTCTTGATATGAGAGATTAAGACAAAttagacaaataaaaaattggaAAGAACAAGGATGGGATTCAATGCTGTATTTTGTGTAATTGCTCATCTATCTTCAGTGTGAGCATTTGAAGAAAGGGTTTAAATTGAGGCGTCATCAGTTTAATAGTTCAGTccaatgcaatgtttttgaaGGACAGGGAAGACAGTAATTATTGGTTGGTCAATTAcacaaatatttagttttttgataAAGGGAACTGTGGTCAATAAAGTCTGAGGGACTCCACTCAGGCAATGCTGTGTGAGAttactgtgttttgtttgtgacaGATGAGACGTGAGGAGTGCTGTAGGAGCGCGTGGCACGGGAGCCCATGGTGTCGAAGATGTGCTCTGacatcccacacacacaaatctacaATACATATCATATTCATGTCTGTTACTCTGCCTGTGTATTATCCTGTGTATCTGATTAAACCTTCCAGTGTATGTATTTGGTTCTATATTTTCAATGCATTTGGTCATTCTTGTCCTGTGGAACACCGTTCTGTAAATGTCGTACTACAGCGttatttttcagatttgttaGCACTTCCCCCAGAGTCTACATGTCATGTCCTTTGCTCACTTTATTACAAAGATGCCACAACCATATTCAGCTAGCTGGGCACATGTTTCTTCACAATCCTCATTAGATGACTGCACTAAACTCTAGATTTAAGAAATTTTCCTATTTTCCACAATCAGGTCTGGAAATCACAGAACTATAAAAATAAGGAACCTTTACCTAGAGATGACAGGGGTATACTTTAACACGAAGCTAAAAAAGGgagcacattaacacacacacattttggttGGAGTAGGGCCTGACACAGATAGGACAGGATCAGTGAGGGGAAGAAAAAGTAGAGTAGAAATACTAGCAATAGATAAAACAGAAGTGGATAGGTGTTGTgccgattgtgtgtgtgtgtgtgtgtgtgtgtgtatgtgtgtgtgtgagtgtcagagaCAGGAAAAGAACGAGGGCTacagagaggagggggaggggtaaCTGGTGACAAGACAATTGAATAATGTAATAAGGATCTTGACTGAGATGCCCCTGAAAACCACAACACTCTGAGTGTCAATTTATTTCCCCCTGAGAAACAGGAAACTTGCCCAACCTCTGCTTGACACTACAACCTTGAATCTCCTCCCACTGTTTCCTTCTGCACTCTGCTCTGTGCGACTCTGTGCATTGTGGCTCAGCCCCTGTCCTGCTGCACTCTCCCTCCATTAATTTGTCTGTGTCGCTGGATCCCTCCGTCCATCCGTCCGTCACTCCGAGACACAGAGCTGGACACTATGAGACTGCTGCTGGTTTGGTCAGTGCTGACTGGAGCTGCCTGGAAATACATAgctggtaataataataataataataataataataataataataataataataataataatacattatttattaatatgatttcaGGGAATTCACATTATTCATCTCTCTGTGTGTTAGGGCTGTGACAATGTTCGGACTCCCAGAGGCCTTGACTTCAGACTGAGGTTAGCGCTTATGGTTTGAAGCAGATTAACTGTGAAATTAAGATTTCTTTCAGTTCCTTAAATTTTGtacagaaatgtttttattaatgatGAGAAAGTGAAAGGGTATGCGGACTGGTCTGAAGTCAAGTGTTTCTGTGCACTTTCCAGATGAACTGTTAGACCAGGAATAAGATCTCCCTTTGAATCGGTGTGTTATTTCAAGTATGTGAACCTGTACTGTTCAGATACATCAACAAAGACACCTACAGGATAGAGAGGTTATCTGTGGTCATCTAACAAAGAATGCCATGTAGACAGTTTCTGATGATTATTGACTGCCACTGGAGGAAATGTACTGGAGGAAAAGTTAAATACATCACCATTCTTCCATTTGAAAGGCTTAGAAGAATATTTGGAAAACCTATTGGGACTCTTACATTCATATTTGGAAAAACACCAAGTGCTATTTGAGGGTTTATGGAAACGGTTCCAGTATCTCAATGAAAGCAGATTCAATGTGAGAATGAAGAGTCATCTGCAGTCAGTAAGCACTGCTAAATTGAGTTGGTGACTTGGTGAGTCAGTGTCAGTAGCTGTTGTGCTGCTGCGCTTGGTTGTGCGACAGTGTTGCTGTTCAGTGCTGCTGGTCAGACACTGGCTCCAGTGAACAGGAGGACACTGACTCAGAGCTGCAGCCCTGCGTTTCTGTGAGGGAATGTGGGTcaatattaaaaaattaaatccttattgtttctgatcCTCAGGCGAAATAAGAACAGCAACAGCACATACAGGAGGGGAGGTCCACATCTCCTGCTCTGCTAAAGGACCAGAAATCACCTGGGACTGGGAGCCCAAATACCCCAAGTGTGCTGGAGTGAAGGGGAACTGGCAGCTGATCTACAGCATTGACAAAAGTGGAAACCATAGAGTGGAGTCAGGCAGGTTTAGGAACAGACTGACAGTGACTGGAGATCCTGAATTTAtactggagctgaaggacgcggTCATGAGTGACGCTGGAGTGTACAGCTGTTATGATCGTGCAGGACATTGGGACTCTGTTCATCTGAGTGTGAATGCAGGTAATCAGTTTACAACTATAGGGCTGGATTTTCTGATTTAATCTCACAGaaaccaacaaataaataaataaataaaatcagctgTGATTTCTTCATGCTGTAGATCATGAACAGTAACAGCACAGACTAGTACTGCAGGGCTGTGGGGGAGCTTTGACTGGGCTATGGTTGAGGAAATGCTGGTAATGCTCTAGGAGGGATACCTGACCACCCTTCATTAGTGCCAGTGTTCACAAACATGGCAAAACATAGGTGATGAAAATATATAACTGATTCCACTGCTTGATGATTGTTTTGTTCTGTCTCTGTGACAGGCTGCTACAAGAATTTGAAAGTGACTCCATCTAACCAGTCAGTCAGCCCCAGAGTGGGAGAGTCTTTTAGTTTCATTTGCTCCCACTGTGACAGTACAGAGCCACCAGCAACTGGCTTTGACTGGAGCCTCAATGGACAGCCCATCAATAGAGGCTCTAGGGGATTTGTGATGGGGAAGAAGCATCTGACTATACAGAGAGTGGATGAGAGGCATGAGGGCAGAGTGACCTGTGGCTCAGGGGGTCAGAGGACAGAGCTGTGCCTGACAGTGGACAACACATCACTGGGATCCACTGCCACACCCCCACCTGGAGACCCCACACTGAGGCCCACCACTGAACAGCCAGGTGTGTGGAAAACTCCTGACACACAGGCGGTGTATAGAGACAGGCAGTAGGTGGACAGTACTGCACTGACCGCTCTACAGCTGACTGCACCACTACAGCCCAGCACACAGGGGGCAGCAGCCGTTAACATGATGAGAGTCGCTATAGGTTTTCAAATTCCTAAGACTGCTTAAAGTTATTATCAGAGTGTGTTGAAAACTTGCTGAACACGGATTTTATAGGACCCGCTGCAGTACCATGActagttaaaaacaaactgaaggaTTCCGAAGTGCTcaccacagcactgacactattATCTTGTATTAGCTGATTCAATAGGCTACATTTAGTGACACTTATATATGACAGATAATAGCGTGGCTTTTACATAGAGCTACAATACCCTGAATACACTGGAAATAGGCAGGAACCATAAAAGGGACTGCATCAGCAGGGGTGGAGCCGGGGGGTGCACTGGCCCCTGCTGAAATCTGACTGCCCCCCTGAATACCACCCCAGCCAATACAAAAATAGTTTAATTCATAGTCAGTTCCCGTGTCCATATTCTGGACAATGTGGTGTGTTTTGCcaaagtttattttatgtatgttatttattttgtcatttttgtgtgtataaGAATCCAAGCGAGAGAGAGTAGTTCTGAATTAAACACACTGCAGCTCTGCTCTCCGCTGCGAATTAGTGATGGCAGTTCGATTCTTTTTAGTGACTCGATgcatttgattcagttcagtttggtGAATCGATTCATTTAGTTCATTTCGTTCACTGATTCAGTGACTCACACCCATGCAGACCGAATCAGGATGGGTTAGATAGACTTGATCTGGAAAGAACGAGTCGTTCACTGCACACCACAAAAGCCAGGAAAAGTCTATATTTGACtgggttaaattaaatacagtcatgacaaaaataaatatttaaaatgccgGAGATAACAGTTTGAAGgattaacattatttagccaACACGATTTAGCCCGACTCCTGAGCACCATCGGTCACCAAAGTGATTCGTTTGAAAAGAAAGAATCGTTCGTGAACTACACATCACTACTGCACATGCGCACAGACAGCCACACTACAGGTCAGTTTCAAGACAAGACAGAGTTGATGGtttaaatactcttgctgtgctgaatttgatttctgctatgacattgacaatttgatgaatggtaatAGCTAAGCTGCACTAGTTTAGGGTTTccatacatccatacattttAGCACCTATTTGCCATAcaaccatgtattgaacaaataagtgctgttttttatttcacctattgttatatatttgcGCTGCAtgtaatgttacataagggtccagggattgaatgttacactcataacttattgttcagacattaatactTTTTTTGCATATAAATATTAGtttgaggtcataacactttgttgttgGTTACACCTCCAGCCCCCCACCTTGTGGAGTGCCCTCTTTATTGACAGTTCAGATATGGTTTCCCTCGCTGGCTCTGGTTATCTCAACTCATTATCAGTGCAGCAGTAACTTTAGCTAATGGGTTAAAAGGGGCTTCTTaatgtacagtgttaaagatgcattccagtGATGTTGGGGTGTTGTGAACCCATTCTGTCcaatcaggcattttctttattttttatattaacgggaccctattttgttcactaataccattccttCTTGCACTAAGGTGAGTGAAGAAGTTGTCTACATTGTCTATCGTGTGAATGGCAATAAGGTATCACTGTTGTCTGTTGTGTTAATGtcaatttgaaaataattttgtcactagcaaatggtagcaaatatggtggtacatttttgctggattgttatgaattgCCCaacttatccttgtaatttgcttcaatcttagcTTACAAACTGCGTTTTTAAAAcccattttacaaaaaaaatcagatGTTGGACACTATGTAATAATGTCcatcagtaaaaaaaacaatgggaaaggcagagagagaaagagaaagaaaagagagatagagagatggatagTGTATAGGGagagagaataaataaaatagaagatggagagagggtgagagaaagagagaaaaagagaaagcgtatagggagagagagagatagagaaactGAGATAACGATTAAAAGAGCTCAACAACAGACTTCTCCATATAAACCtatctatttatgtatctatCCACCTAACTCTGCATGGCAGTACAGAGAGCCTATGTTCCTATTCTCTCACCCTAAATAGATCCCCCGCTGCTGTATGGTAATGCACGTCTACCTGTCTAACAGCCCCTCCACCCTTCTCCCCTGTTTTTCTCCCCTCCACACAGGGGGGGGCAGGGAATGGATGATACCTGGCACTGTGCTGGCTGCGGTGGCTGCTGTGATGGGGCTGGTAGCCGCTGTGTGGATCTGCAAGACCATGAAGCACAGGTGCGCTGCCAcagacacaccctacacagtgGCGATTCTAGAGTCTGTAGTCTGTAGAGGTCCCAGGCAGAATTTTTCCggggtgtgtggtggggggtgctgacggtcTTTTCTCCAGTGAAAGCGGGGGTGgaggtgctgacggtgttttctccctTTTCTCCGGTGAgagcaggggtgggggggggagagttTAGTTACCCATTTAGAATTCCCCATTTTACTCTGTGGGGGGCCTCCTTCTAGCTCGGggccctaggcaattgcctggttTGCCTACCCCGTTGCGACATCTCTGACCCCACACCCCACACCGCGTCTCCCTATAGGTGTTACAATCCCCTTTATTGAGATGACGTCTGAATACAGACTGGCACTGAGAATTACAGTGAAAGGATTATGAGGCAGGAAAAGCAGACACCAGTCAGTATAGACATACTGACAGACCCAGGACTAATTCTagatatctgtctgtctgtctgtaggaCCTACATGTGTACTGtccctatatgtgtgtgtttgtatgtatttatgtgtggatttatgtgtgtatgtatgttctgTATGAACTCATGGGAGTATAGCTGCATCTCTCAGCCAATATGTAACCATCAGTCTCAAGACATTGTGTTTTCCATTCAGACTAAACCTACATACCTCAAATCTTAGCTAGGAAGATATATGgcttttttaaagtaattaagcaattaattaTGAAATCCTTTTTACCCCCCACTGTGCAGGCAGAAGAGGACGAAGAGCAGTGTATCAGGTGAGGTCTGATGTCGTACCCAGTGTGATGACGCTGCTCATACTTTGTGTGCGGAGACTGTTCTCTTAAGAAATAGAAGCGTATGTTTGTGTACTCCTGGTTGTAAGAGGTAAGGGATTGTGTCTAGTAGTATGTCACTGCCATGAAAtttacccccacccccatcaGTGGCTGTGCTTACACGCCACGACTATAGAAGGAGTGACATGACTTATTTTAATGAGGAACGGACAAATAACACTTTTACAGTGTTTTGGTTCACATTGTAATTAACATCCGCAGTATAAAAGGGTACACTTTCAAAGTGTTGAGAATTCTTCATGTCTTTGTTTGCTTTCTACTGTTCGTTTTTATTGGGGAGAGATGATTGCTTTAACACAGGAAGTATGGTGTAAGAGCAACTCACCACAGCACTGATATTATTATCTTGTATTAGCTGATTCAATACATAGTGACAGTTATATGTGACCGATAATAGTGGGGCTTTTACATGGAGCTACTACACACTGAAGAAACTGTAAATAGGCAGGAACCATAATAgcgaaaaagagaaagaaaggagagaaagatagagagatagTGTATATGGAGAGAGAGTGAACAGAATAGAAGATGGAGGGAGGGTGAGAGAAAGAGGGCCGGAAGAGAGTGACAAAAAGAGAGAGtatagggagggagagagggataacGATTAACAGAGGTTTAGGTCATAGGTTTAACAACTCCTGCTACTCTGacctttgtgttttgttttctccattTCTGTGTCATTTGGACGGAAACATGAAACAAACCGATTTACCTCTGTATCCAGACACGACCACCTTAAATGAGTCTACAGTCATGACTTATTCACCAGCAGGTCAGTCAGCTCTGGTCTTATTAAGATCACGGTCCATTTCTCACTAGTACAGGGCAAGTATTGCTCTCAGTCTGTTCTTCtatcactcactctcacacatcTTCATTTTGACAGGACAAGATCAAAGCATCCCTTCACAGGTAAGTTGGAGTGAATCCTTTTGGTCATAAATCAGCCTGtaaattttattttgtgtgtgtgtgtttgtgtgtgtgtgtgtgtgtgtgtgtttattttaaatacaaatactgtatataCCAGTGCATTGTAATGCATAGTTATTTACCGTTTGGTGGCAGGACTCGGTGCTCTGTGGCCTGGTCACTGTCTCTAGTGTACTAGTAGGCCTAGTCAAAGTTTAGATTTGGTCGGGGCCTGTGTAAGATAACTGTATTTGAATAAAACTACCTGATGTGCTCAGTGGACTGGTAGTGTCATCCAGACACAGTGCATATAATCATCtcttctctctgcctctctgccgctctctatctatctctctatctcagACCATAGATGAAGTGCAGTACACCGCAGTCAGTTTCACAGCAGCGGAAAGCCGCCCCCTCAGAGACCACCCGGCCACACAGGACTCCACAGTGTATTCGCCCATCATGACCAAATAGCACCATCGAGTGGCAGAATCACGAACTGAATTGTGAATCTGTTTAACCCCTTCCGTTCTGgatgtttatattattattactgttgttgttatgaattatcataataatcattatgCCATCATCAACATCATTTAGTCTTAGTTGTTAGTTTTTCCAACATAAACTCTGCAGGTTCGTGCACAACTGAAATTCTGAACTAGGATCTCAAAGACTGTCTTTATAGATGCATAGTCTTCATGGATATCTTAGCCCCATCTTACTTAAAGAGAAACAGGAAGGATTACTGATTTTGCTCCTATCTTATCATCTACTTGAACGCAGAAGCTACATGTTGGGACTTGAACGCTGAACTCTGTGTTTCAAAAGCATCAGGGATAAAGTTagtgctctctctcgctctctctctctctctctctctctctctctctctctctctctctctctctctctctctctctctctctctctctctctctctctcaggtattAAATGTATACCCCACGGtgatttgttagttttttatttgttttgtttttactgtacCGTAGCAGTTAATGACAACTGGAGTCTATGAGTGTTGTACTTATGAGCAAAGCGcatgatgtgtgtgtatatgactaattttttttttttacttgaatcTGAATTGAAGTTGAAGATCCATATACACACTGTATAGTGTACTGTAAAGACCACTGCACACGTGTTTagttaaatgtaattataaacaataatatgttaattgaatttgttatttctgttatgatgacattattattattattattattattattattattataaataactgTAGCCATAGTtgtatatttgttgttgtttaactttaaataaacactgCCGTCATAGTCTATGTTGCATATCTGCTAATAACCTTGCTCTTGGACACCAGTGCACATCTCACGGTTTGTCCCCACGACCCGGTGGTCTTTTAAAAACTGCGTCCCCTCTTTGAGAAGTTAACGAGATTGGACACAAAACGGTTTTAGGAAACAAGCTGGGTTAAATAGTTTGACACTCACACACGGAGACGCAGACTCTCataagtgtgagagagagagagagagagagagagagagaggaagggagggcAAGAAAGACGTGCtcagagtgtgagtgtgggtggaGAAAAGAAGGGAGGTGTTCTTTTCGTTTTGCAATCTATCTACTTCACTTACAGctgaggggagggagagagagagagagtttgacTTTTTCTAAACACTACGCGAAAGAGAGATTGTTTAAatgagtgagaaagagagactcAGGCTTGAATCGCTGCATTGACTGCCGCTGGGGGGATTTCTCTCAGTGTTGtctagttattttgtttttttaaaccccGGCATGAACTTGTAAACACTGCCATCTCGGACAGACGCACTTCAGGACACCCGGGCCACATCCCACCCCCGAGACATGACAGCCGGCGAGACGCGTCAATAAAGGTAAAGAGACGCAACCCGCCCGGCTGCACCTTCACTTGCGTGTCGTGGGAAATATCCGTCTGTAGATCTTGTTCCCACTTCCCCAACTCCCtccgtccctctctctctctctctctcgcacaccGGTCTGCAAACACTTCAGAACACAACTTGGATACATAGTTTATACTTGTAACCTCATACATGATAGTCCATTTTGTCAAACGAAATCGTTAAGTACACTTTAGGCATGAGTGTGTTTGCAATAGATGCACTACTGGAGTACAAATAGGGCTGTTTTATCCTGGTCCAGATTAGCACTATAGTCTGGAACTGCCCAGCCATTATTTGAAGTAGAGTAGTAGAAGACTGTCAATAATCATGGCCTGTGGGAGCAGATGGTGTCCTTCACTGTACTTTAAAGTCTCTAATATGTAGTAAGTTAGTCACACCTGGTTTTTGTTGTAAGGGTCAACAGGTGGACTGGACACATGACACACAAGTGATGTGAACCCGGCTTGCAAACCCTTAgccactccacacagacagatcCCTCATCCTACTCGTTCTAtaacatttttcttcttctctctgGAATCCCAGTTGTGATCTGTGAGAAACAGGAATGTCATCTAAGAGATACGATCAAAACCCGTAGTGAGGGACGTTCCAGCATGTCAGTCACCCTGCTTTGACCGACCAcaactcttcttcttcttcttcttcttcttcttcttcttcttcttcttcttcttcttcttcttcttctccttcataCAGTGGAAATAGCCCCGCCATTTTTAGATCCTATCCCCTTTAACATAAATATAAGGTCCATAAAGAAAAGGCAAACAAGTGTTAATTAGGAAGATTAAAAAGTTTCATACATGAACAAATAGgatgaagttttgatttggtctagtccAATGTCACATTGGAGCAGAAAATATCAAACTGTGTCATAAACAATCAAACAATGTCATACGTGACTAAAGATGTGCCTCGGGAATGCCTGATATGCCTGGTTCTTGCAGGTTTCAGGGAAATGCTTGTTGTACATTTACCTATATGTAAATGAAGATGTACAACTGTactgaccaaatcaaaacatatttttttactgCTAAGTCTGTATCCTTAGAGAAGCCATATCGGATTTGCCCTTAATTCACTGTACTGTAAagcactgtattgcactgtaatacactgtactgtaaaacactattctactgtattctactgtgacacactgtactgtaatacgcACATTGCAttgtactgtaatatactgtagaatgtattatgttttactgcactgtaatgTACTATACTTTACTCCTAGCTGAGAATTTGCTAGATAGTAGAGAGGGAATCTCATTTGTctattattaatgataataactAGAATTGAATCTCCGGTTGTACTTTGTCTGCACATGACGGTACTTGTcgtataaaatattaaatatgtattatttttatagtgCTGCGCAGGTTAGCATCAGTAATATTGGGTAGGGGAGGGATTCCCAAACCAGACCTGGTGTAAACCAAGCCCTGCTGCAATGTGTTCCAGTGGTgtacttaattacttaattgaattgtgtattgcagtgttagttcagttaaggaatcaattaagcaatgaacagctcaggtggaatgaaaaaCTGCAGGGCAGGAGGTACTCTGGGAATGTTTTGGAAACCGCTGGTATAGGATATTCTAAGATGCAATAGTATTTGAGTTAAGAGTGGTAATATGCATTATTGACAGTGTGTGATACTGTAGAGGTAGTTGTGTTAATTAGTACTGTATaactatatttaattaaattaattaataagtgGGAATACTACAGTAAGTAGGTTAGTAATAGTTACAACGTGATGGTGGAGCAGTCtttgggcagcagtgtggagtaggtagggctctggactcttgAGCCAAAGGTCATAGGTttagtcccaggtgggggacactgctgttgtacccttgagtaaAAACCCAGCTCTACAGatatgtaattgtatgtaaaaacaaTGGGATATACCGTAACAATTGTAATTCACCTTGGATGTCTGCttagaaataatataataatgataatctaCTAATCCTTGTAGGGGACAGAAGTGTTGCAGCCTCATCTAACACAGAGTATATCGGCTTATTATTTTATCACCGCaatactgctgtgtgtgtgtgtgtgtgtgtgtggtatctTTTGTTGCGTGAATATACTTTCACCAGTTGCATCAGTTGCGAGTGGGTGGCACTCTACTGGAGGAGATGGAGTGGAGGTAAGCAAAACCGGTGGCAAGTGTCTTCTTTGGCCCCTATATAGTATACCTGCTTATTGGATCTTTTTGTCATTTGAGATGATTCTGTTTGGTATTGTTGTAGTTTATAGTCAGTAGAAACGGTGTTGTCATTATACAGAAAACAGGCACAGGGATCGAGTTACAATAATTACATAGCAATTTATATAGCAGGACCACGCCAACTCAGAGCAACACTGTGCAGAGTGGCCTATAATGGACAAGGCTTGTCTACTGCTTACTCTTACAGTGCTAGTCGTGCTGTTTAttgtgatttcccctatgccctcAGCTCTTAACTATGACGTCAGcgcatcttgtctgcacttgttagctcttAGAACTAGGATTTAGgacttgtattttatatgaactgtatattttaactTCTGCACTTCTGTAATCTTGAAACAGTAATTGTATTGTGCTTGGTTTGAAatgtgtactgtattattgctcttttgttttgctcttgtatcctaagaataagaataattaaATTTTGAATGAGGTGTTGAAATGGAAGTGGACAGAAATGGGCCAGAGTTTACCTATTCCTTTTGTATCTTAGTATACTCTATACAGGCTAAATGCACCGTGTTGGTACCACCATCATTCCTGCACATAATTCCTGAGTGAAATGTACCTGGTTGTTGTAACGTTGGATGAACAGAGTGAAAGTGAAACCAAACAGCAGAGGGAAAGGGTTTCATTCAAGGTTTCTACACACAATTTTAAGTATTATTAGATTCCATCAAACCCGTTCTCTTGACTGAGGGTTTCATAGATAACAGGTGGGACGAAAGGGCGTCTCGTTTATCCATTAATACTCATCATCATTGCGTTTATATGTTATTAGTAataatgcttttattattaatgacaAGAACAACAGTAGAACAAGTCTGCGTGTTTTCACCCTCAGACTgataaagaaacagaaaaacagccctGTGCATGGTGTCCAATGAGACTATTAATGCCGTAAATGTGGTGCACTTTGGTTGTGTGAGATGTGAACACATATCTCTGATGTGATTTGTGCAGTTACATTACTGCCATTGTCCCAATAAACTCTGAGTGTGTTAAACCGTTCCTTCCGTAACTGAACATGTGAAACCATTGCTGCGACGCAGGTGTCTTCAGTGTCTGCTTAAAACTTATACTGGTAAAGTCTGAGTGGCC
This Amia ocellicauda isolate fAmiCal2 chromosome 15, fAmiCal2.hap1, whole genome shotgun sequence DNA region includes the following protein-coding sequences:
- the LOC136771290 gene encoding uncharacterized protein LOC136771290, with amino-acid sequence MRLLLVWSVLTGAAWKYIAGEIRTATAHTGGEVHISCSAKGPEITWDWEPKYPKCAGVKGNWQLIYSIDKSGNHRVESGRFRNRLTVTGDPEFILELKDAVMSDAGVYSCYDRAGHWDSVHLSVNAGCYKNLKVTPSNQSVSPRVGESFSFICSHCDSTEPPATGFDWSLNGQPINRGSRGFVMGKKHLTIQRVDERHEGRVTCGSGGQRTELCLTVDNTSLGSTATPPPGDPTLRPTTEQPGGGREWMIPGTVLAAVAAVMGLVAAVWICKTMKHRQKRTKSSVSDTTTLNESTVMTYSPAGQDQSIPSQTIDEVQYTAVSFTAAESRPLRDHPATQDSTVYSPIMTK